The Chlorocebus sabaeus isolate Y175 chromosome 20, mChlSab1.0.hap1, whole genome shotgun sequence genomic sequence ccccccaccccccgtcCCGCGCCTGGGCCCGCGCGCCGCTGACCGCGCCCCCTCCGCAGCCCCGGCCACCCCCGCCTACTGGGACGGCGAGAAGGAGGTGTTGGCGGTGGCGCGCGGCGCACCCGCGCTCCTGACTTGCGTGAACCGCGGGCACATGTGGACCGACCGGCACGTGGAGGAGGCGCAGCAGGTGGTGCACTGGGATCGGCAGCCGCCCGGGGTCCCGCACGACCGCGCGGACCGCCTGCTGGACCTGTACGCGTCGGGCGAGCGCCGCGCCTACGGGCCCCTTTTCCTGCGCGACCGCGTGGCCGTGGGCGCAGACGCCTTTGAGCGCGGTGACTTCTCGCTGCGCATCGAGCCGCTGGAGGCCGCCGACGAGGGCACCTACTCCTGCCACCTGCACCACCACTACTGCGGCCTGCACGAACGCCGCGTCTTCCACCTGACGGTCGCCGAACCCCACGCGGAGCCGCCCCCCCGGGGCTCTCCGGGCAACGGCTCCAGCCACAGCGGCGCCCCAGGTCCAGGTGAAGGGCCGCCCCGGGACCCGGGAAGGCGGGAGCCCACCCCACTTGGGGTTGCCCTGCGCCCGCTGTCCCCTGCCGGAGGCCCGCGGAACCCAACAGGGGCCGTGGCCCGGGTCGGGGCACAGGTCTTGCTGGTGCCTGACGCCGCCCCCACCCCGCGTCCCCCGCAGACCCCACACTGGCTCGCGGCCACAACGTCATAAACGTCATCGTCCCCGAGAGCCGAGCCCACTTCTTCCAGCAGCTGGGCTACGTGCTGGCCACGCTGCTGCTCTTCATCCTGCTGCTGGTCACCGTCCTCCTGGCCGCCCGCAGGCGCCGCGGAGGTGAGGCTGCCCCGGCAGAGCCAGCGgccccaggagactgaggtgggcgggaGGGCGGTCCTCTGGGCTGGGGGACCTGCGGAGGGGGCGGCACTGCCCCCAATGTGAGTCTCCTTCCCAGGCTACGAATACTCGGACCAGAAGTCGGGAAAGTCAAGGGGGTGAGTACCCCCCTCCCAGCCCTCCTGGGGACCAGgaccccctccaccccacccagctGTAACCTCCTCCCACTCTCGCCCTCCAGGAAGGATGTGAATTTGGCGGAGTTCGCTGTGGCTGCAGGGGACCAGATACTTTACAGGAGTGAGGACATCCAGCTAGGTGAGGCGGTGCTGGGACACCAAGGCCCTGGCGTGGCTCCCAGGCCTGGGCTGGGAAGTGCATGCTGGGAGAGGGTACCTCAGCCTGCTCTCCTCCCACAGATTACAAAAACAACATCTTGAAGGAGAGGGCGGAGCTGGCCCACAGCCCCCTCCCTGCCAAGTACATCGACCTAGACAAAGGTGAGTGGGCTACCTCAGCCCATCTCAGAGCCCTGCCCATCCCCATTCCACTCATCCGGGACCCCCAAGGGCAGACAccagccaggcccagggcccctgcCACCTCAGGCTCCGAAGTCCCTGGGGAGTCCTGCTGGGGGTCTGCCCTGCGTCTCCCACTGTGATGAGGGTGGAGAACAGACGCCGACCCATTGGCGCCCTTGGCTTCCAGGGTTCCGGAAGGAGTACTGCAAATAGGGGGACCCTGGGCTCCTggctgggccagcagctgcatcTTTCCTGTCCGTGCCCCTCGGGGCATCTCCTGGTGCTCCCGGGCTCACCCCCTTCCAGCGGCTGGTCCCGCTTTCCTGGAATTTGGTCTGGGCATATGCAGAAGTGGCAGCACAGCCCCCACCCCTTCGGCCTTTGCTCACGGGTGGCCCTGCTCACCCCAGACACAACCAAAATCCCACTGATGCCCAGCATGCCCTCAGACCCTCCTGGGCTCTGCCCACTGGGGGCTGGAAGACACTCCCATCAGAACCTGGCAGCCCCAAAACTGGGGTCAGCCTCAGGGCAGGAGTCCCACTCCTCCTGGGGTGCTGCCCGCCATCGAGAGCTCCCGAGGGCTCCTCCGCCTGTACCATGCAGGACTCCAGGAACCATCTGTTCTCCCCAGGGACCTGGTGACTTGGTGAATGCCAGCCCTTGCCCCTCTCTGCTGCTTTGGGCCACCTGGGGCTGCACCCCCCGCCGTTTCTCTGCTTCCACCCCTACCCTAGCCTTGCTCTCAGCCACCTTGACAGTCACTGGGCTCCCTGTGACTTCTGACCCTGACACCCCTCCCTTGGACTCTGCCTAGGCTAGAGTCTAGGACTGGGGCCACATTTGGCTTCTGTACTGGCTGAGAACAGGGGAGGGGGTGAAGGTGGCTTGGGGTGGCCTATGTTGCCACTCTCAGCACCCCACATTTGCACCTGCTGGTGGACCTGCCACCATCACAATAAAAGCCCCATCTGATTTTTAGACTTGGCCCAGGTATGCTTCTGAAACTCCCCGTCTCCTAGGGGTGGGCAAGGCAGAAGTCTGGGCCTGGGAATCCCCACGTCGTCTTCATCTCCACCTGAAGCCCCTGACATCATCCCATTCCTTGGGCTGAAAGGTCTGGGTCTGGGTCCTCTGGGAGTTGGTGTCCTGGGAAGGGGTCATTTGAGTTAGTTCTGTGTGGCATGCTTCTGGTCGTGGAGGAGTTCATATTCCCTTGATGGCTGACCTGGATGTGGGGAAGGGGGACGTGGCGGCGGCTGTGAGGACAGAGAGGAGACCGTGGGAGCACAGCTCTTGGAGAGGCAGACGGATGGCGAGCGGTAGTAGTGGGATACAGGTCAGACACTTGCAAAGGGGGCAGGAGCAAGGAGGCTCCGGCAGAGACAACCCGGGGCAGCAGGGTGGCTCCAAGAGAGTCCTCGCCAGGCCAGCACGGATCTGGCCCTAGAATCCTTTCCCACTCAGGCATCAGTGCCGGGCACAGGATCTCAGCACAAGTTTGGGTGGTGGGACGAGTGGTGGGATCAGGAAGGCCAGTGGCCTGGGCTCCTGGCAGCACAGACCAGCGACTAAGTGCTGCTTCTTGAAGCCGGCATCAGCACCCAACCCCATCCTCCTGTCCTCCCAGGAGTGGGGGTGGAAAAGGGTGATGGTTGCCCACAAGGATCCCACAGCAGCACAGgttgggaggaagggaggctggTCTGGGGAGGTGTGGCTTGAAAACGCACCCCCTTCTGGCCTCCGGCCTCACCATCACTGGACAAGGCTGCTCCTGGCAGGGGCCCAACCAGACCACATAGGCATCAGCACCTGGACTGGCCTCCGGCCTCTGGCTTCCAGCCTCTCTTGAGACTTGGGCTGCGGTCAGGCCCCTGCACCTGTGTGGCTCCCCTGCTCTGTGGCCACCTGTgtctagcctggggaacatgggtCTGGCCCTCAGGGCAGGTACgggcttcctccctccctggggCCTCAACAGATAGCCCCTCGGAGGTCTTCCTGCCTGGCTTCCGACCTCTGGGGAAAACAAGGGCTGGTGGGAAGGTGGCCCAGGCTCCAGGCAGAGGGGGCTGGCGGCTAAGCTGGCCGGGCTTGGCTGAGCGGACGCCACAGCTCTCCCACTCAGAGCCGGGGTGCAGGTTCAGGACCCCAGGCCCAAGCCGACCGTCAACCACCGGTGCCTACACTGATGGGTTTCTCTCTGAGCCAGCGCGGGCATCGTCAGGGCCGGATAGATGCGAAAGTCACAGACTCCTGCCGGCTTCCTGGGGACGGGGCCCAAGGGGCCCCACCGCGCCAGCCCCGAACAGGCCCCCGCCTCACTCTCCCCATCCTGGGCCGCCCTCTAGTGGCCTCCGCGCTTCCTGCTGGGGTCAGGCTGGGAAGGCCTCCAGCCCCGCGGGCCCCGGAGCAGCGAGCGCGGACGCCCCGCGGCCTCAGGGGAAGGCTCGGAAGTCTCCCCTGCCCTGCGGAGGACCCCAGGACGAAATCC encodes the following:
- the MXRA8 gene encoding matrix remodeling-associated protein 8 isoform X1, giving the protein MPVALFCPGLSSSLEGEKCQAWLGIKSDTHGTAEPPPRPPASRGSTVPDQEGAGGAQARKAPRCRRTTGPEGSQMSPHHRPGRLPAVRHAHVVSGAHALGPSCPSKGSAVLLHSGSSVPAAAGSSVVSESAVSWAAGARAVLRCQSPRMVWTQDRLHDRQRVLHWDLRGPGGGPARRLLDLYSAGEQRVYEARDRGRLELSASAFDDGNFSLLIRAVEETDAGLYTCNLHHHYCHLYESLAVRLEVTDGPPATPAYWDGEKEVLAVARGAPALLTCVNRGHMWTDRHVEEAQQVVHWDRQPPGVPHDRADRLLDLYASGERRAYGPLFLRDRVAVGADAFERGDFSLRIEPLEAADEGTYSCHLHHHYCGLHERRVFHLTVAEPHAEPPPRGSPGNGSSHSGAPGPDPTLARGHNVINVIVPESRAHFFQQLGYVLATLLLFILLLVTVLLAARRRRGGYEYSDQKSGKSRGKDVNLAEFAVAAGDQILYRSEDIQLDYKNNILKERAELAHSPLPAKYIDLDKGFRKEYCK
- the MXRA8 gene encoding matrix remodeling-associated protein 8 isoform X4, producing the protein MSPHHRPGRLPAVRHAHVVSGAHALGPSCPSKGSAVLLHSGSSVPAAAGSSVVSESAVSWAAGARAVLRCQSPRMVWTQDRLHDRQRVLHWDLRGPGGGPARRLLDLYSAGEQRVYEARDRGRLELSASAFDDGNFSLLIRAVEETDAGLYTCNLHHHYCHLYESLAVRLEVTDGPPATPAYWDGEKEVLAVARGAPALLTCVNRGHMWTDRHVEEAQQVVHWDRQPPGVPHDRADRLLDLYASGERRAYGPLFLRDRVAVGADAFERGDFSLRIEPLEAADEGTYSCHLHHHYCGLHERRVFHLTVAEPHAEPPPRGSPGNGSSHSGAPGPDPTLARGHNVINVIVPESRAHFFQQLGYVLATLLLFILLLVTVLLAARRRRGGYEYSDQKSGKSRGKDVNLAEFAVAAGDQILYRSEDIQLDYKNNILKERAELAHSPLPAKYIDLDKGFRKEYCK
- the MXRA8 gene encoding matrix remodeling-associated protein 8 isoform X3, with the translated sequence MPVALFCPGLSSSLEGEKCQAWLGIKSDTHGTAEPPPRPPASRGSTVPDQEGAGGAQARKAPRCRRTTGPEGSQMSPHHRPGRLPAVRHAHVVSGAHALGPSCPSKGSAVLLHSGSSVPAAAGSSVVSESAVSWAAGARAVLRCQSPRMVWTQDRLHDRQRVLHWDLRGPGGGPARRLLDLYSAGEQRVYEARDRGRLELSASAFDDGNFSLLIRAVEETDAGLYTCNLHHHYCHLYESLAVRLEVTDGPPATPAYWDGEKEVLAVARGAPALLTCVNRGHMWTDRHVEEAQQVVHWDRQPPGVPHDRADRLLDLYASGERRAYGPLFLRDRVAVGADAFERGDFSLRIEPLEAADEGTYSCHLHHHYCGLHERRVFHLTVAEPHAEPPPRGSPGNGSSHSGAPGPDPTLARGHNVINVIVPESRAHFFQQLGYVLATLLLFILLLVTVLLAARRRRGGYEYSDQKSGKSRGKDVNLAEFAVAAGDQILYRSEDIQLDYKNNILKERAELAHSPLPAKYIDLDKGTW
- the MXRA8 gene encoding matrix remodeling-associated protein 8 isoform X2, giving the protein MPVALFCPGLSSSLEGEKCQAWLGIKSDTHGTAEPPPRPPASRGSTVPDQEGAGGAQARKAPRCRRTTGPEGSQMSPHHRPGRLPAVRHAHVVSGAHALGPSCPSKGSAVLLHSGSSVPAAAGSSVVSESAVSWAAGARAVLRCQSPRMVWTQDRLHDRQRVLHWDLRGPGGGPARRLLDLYSAGEQRVYEARDRGRLELSASAFDDGNFSLLIRAVEETDAGLYTCNLHHHYCHLYESLAVRLEVTDGPPATPAYWDGEKEVLAVARGAPALLTCVNRGHMWTDRHVEEAQQVVHWDRQPPGVPHDRADRLLDLYASGERRAYGPLFLRDRVAVGADAFERGDFSLRIEPLEAADEGTYSCHLHHHYCGLHERRVFHLTVAEPHAEPPPRGSPGNGSSHSGAPDPTLARGHNVINVIVPESRAHFFQQLGYVLATLLLFILLLVTVLLAARRRRGGYEYSDQKSGKSRGKDVNLAEFAVAAGDQILYRSEDIQLDYKNNILKERAELAHSPLPAKYIDLDKGFRKEYCK
- the MXRA8 gene encoding matrix remodeling-associated protein 8 isoform X5 → MALPSRILLWKLALLQSSAVLLHSGSSVPAAAGSSVVSESAVSWAAGARAVLRCQSPRMVWTQDRLHDRQRVLHWDLRGPGGGPARRLLDLYSAGEQRVYEARDRGRLELSASAFDDGNFSLLIRAVEETDAGLYTCNLHHHYCHLYESLAVRLEVTDGPPATPAYWDGEKEVLAVARGAPALLTCVNRGHMWTDRHVEEAQQVVHWDRQPPGVPHDRADRLLDLYASGERRAYGPLFLRDRVAVGADAFERGDFSLRIEPLEAADEGTYSCHLHHHYCGLHERRVFHLTVAEPHAEPPPRGSPGNGSSHSGAPGPDPTLARGHNVINVIVPESRAHFFQQLGYVLATLLLFILLLVTVLLAARRRRGGYEYSDQKSGKSRGKDVNLAEFAVAAGDQILYRSEDIQLDYKNNILKERAELAHSPLPAKYIDLDKGFRKEYCK